CGGGGCTGCCGTTGATGCTGCGTGCTCGTCGCCGTCGAGTGATGTGACTGCGCACCGGCAGCGGTCGTGAAAGAGGGCCTCCGGCCCTCTTTTTTTGTTGTCAGGAAACCTGAATCTCCTCCCTCAAACGGTTTATACTCCCGGCAGATTGCCTGCTGCAGAAATCCCTGATTGTGATATCAAACATCCCAGATGCTGTTCGTGCCGTCCAGCCCAACCTGTTTCTGATCGGGGCGATGAAATCCGGTACCACCAGCCTGCATGCGCTGCTCGCCATGCATCCCCAGGTGTTCATGTGCGAGCCGAAGGAGCCGTGCTATTTCCTGGACCCGGACCAGCTCAGGCGCTACTGGCCGGAGATGTGGGAGCGCCGCTACTGGGAGAGCGAGGCGGCCTACCTGAAGCTGTTTGCCGCGGCCGGCGATGTCCCCGTCATCGGCGAATCCAGTACCGACTACAGCAAGCTGCCGCGGTTTGCCGGCGTGGTGGAGAGGATCCGGGCCTTTAATCCGCAGGCGCGCTTCATCTACATCATGCGCGATCCGGTCGAGCGCACCCTGAGCCATTACTGGCACATGGTCACGCACCGGGCCGAGCGCCGGGACATGCTCACGGCGCTGCGCGAGGAGCCGCACTACCTCGAGGTCAGCCATTACGCCCGCCAGCTGCGGCCCTATCTCGACGCCTTCACGGGAGAGCGCATTCTCACCCTGACCTTCGAGGCGCTGCAGTCGGATCCGCTCACTACGGTGCAGCAGGTATTCGCCTGGCTGGGCGTGGACCCCGATTTCGTGCCGCCGGATCCGGCCAAGCGCGAAAACGTCACTGCCGAACGCGTCCAGCAGGTCAGCGGCAGGGGGTTGCTGCACCGGCTGCGCCACTCCCGGTTGTGGGACCGGGTCGGCCCCTGGGTCCCGGCGGGCGTGCGCAGGCTCGGTGTCAGGCTGTCCCAGAAGGAGGTCGATCGCGCCGACGTCGACCGCCGGGCGGCCGTGGACTACCTGCGTCCGATCCAGCGTGAACAGACCGAGGAACTCCGCCGACTGCTCGGCTGCGACTTCCCCGAGTGGAAGACCCTTTACGGCTGAGCCGAGCGCATGCCCATGCCCATGCCCGACCATTCCCCCCGGTTCTCGGTCATCATCCCCGCCTACAACAGCGAGGCGACCATTGCTGCCGCCATCGATTCCGTGTTGGCGCAGAGCTGGCCGGCACACGAGTTGATCATCGTCGACGACGGCTCCAGCGACGCTACCGCCGACCGCATCCTGGCCTATGGCGAACGGGTCCGCTACATCCATCAGTCCAACGCCGGCGTATCCGCCGCCCGCAATCATGGCATCCGCGCCGCGAGCGGCGACTGGCTCGCCTTTCTGGATGCCGACGATCTGTACCTGCCCGACCGCCTGAGGTGGCATGCCGAATGGATACAACGCAATCCGGGGCTGGATTTCTACGTCGGCAACTTCGAACACCGCGATGAGACCGGCAGGCCGCTCGGCACCGGCATGGCAGGCACCGCGGTCGGTCAGCGGCTGCTGGAGCAGGCCGGCGGCCGGCGTGAAGTCATCATGGAAGGCGAGGATATCCTGCAGTTCATCGAGCACCAGTTCTCCGACGTCCGCTGCCTGAGCGTACCCAAGCCGCTGATGGAGGCGGTCGGCGGTTTCCCTGCGGGCATTGCGGTGGGCGAGGACGTCTATTGCATCGTCCAGCTGTGTGCCCGCGCCCGGGCCGTCGGCGTGATCACCGCGCCGATGGCGGTATACACCGTACATGACACCGGGGCGATCCGTTCCGACAGCCTGCGGGCGCAGGCCGAATCCGTGGTCACCTTCACCCGGCTGCGGTCAGATCTGCGGGATGCGGATCCCGGT
This sequence is a window from Thiohalobacter thiocyanaticus. Protein-coding genes within it:
- a CDS encoding sulfotransferase family protein, producing MKSGTTSLHALLAMHPQVFMCEPKEPCYFLDPDQLRRYWPEMWERRYWESEAAYLKLFAAAGDVPVIGESSTDYSKLPRFAGVVERIRAFNPQARFIYIMRDPVERTLSHYWHMVTHRAERRDMLTALREEPHYLEVSHYARQLRPYLDAFTGERILTLTFEALQSDPLTTVQQVFAWLGVDPDFVPPDPAKRENVTAERVQQVSGRGLLHRLRHSRLWDRVGPWVPAGVRRLGVRLSQKEVDRADVDRRAAVDYLRPIQREQTEELRRLLGCDFPEWKTLYG
- a CDS encoding glycosyltransferase family 2 protein, encoding MPDHSPRFSVIIPAYNSEATIAAAIDSVLAQSWPAHELIIVDDGSSDATADRILAYGERVRYIHQSNAGVSAARNHGIRAASGDWLAFLDADDLYLPDRLRWHAEWIQRNPGLDFYVGNFEHRDETGRPLGTGMAGTAVGQRLLEQAGGRREVIMEGEDILQFIEHQFSDVRCLSVPKPLMEAVGGFPAGIAVGEDVYCIVQLCARARAVGVITAPMAVYTVHDTGAIRSDSLRAQAESVVTFTRLRSDLRDADPGVGRALRALVRRVRRDWATALLRQGRRAEAIRAILPELIESPGPTALRDLLSVLRGVKGRA